A genomic stretch from Effusibacillus pohliae DSM 22757 includes:
- a CDS encoding selenium metabolism-associated LysR family transcriptional regulator, producing MNLKRIRTFRMVVDHKNFSIVAELLGISQPAVSKQIKTLEEDLGVVLLHRDSVEPTEAGRIVYRKGKELLYAWDELVAECRAMQGELTGLLRIGTSTIPGSYLVPPLLREFRKRYPRMEVCLTVHDSEEVTGLLRDGRLDVGIVGKEPDDDPFESHVVAQDRMLLVGPIDSDEMDGFGDLKGKPFIFREEGSGTWHAAKEGLRKWGGSVDRLNCVAQVDSTEAVISLVEAGLGYSIVSSLAAQPATRHGRIKILAELPVVRSFYLTYLSSKRQNPAIAALVNLSGSLLGEAGED from the coding sequence AACTGCTCGGCATCAGTCAGCCGGCGGTCAGCAAACAGATCAAAACGCTCGAGGAAGACCTGGGGGTGGTGCTCTTGCACCGCGATTCGGTCGAGCCGACGGAAGCGGGGCGGATTGTCTACCGGAAGGGAAAAGAGCTCTTGTATGCCTGGGACGAGCTGGTGGCTGAATGCCGGGCGATGCAAGGGGAACTGACGGGGCTTTTGCGAATCGGGACGAGCACGATCCCCGGTTCGTATCTGGTGCCGCCGCTGCTTCGCGAGTTTCGGAAACGCTATCCGCGGATGGAAGTCTGCCTGACGGTGCATGATTCGGAAGAAGTGACGGGGCTGTTGCGGGACGGACGATTGGACGTCGGCATCGTCGGCAAGGAGCCGGACGACGACCCGTTCGAGTCGCACGTGGTGGCACAGGATCGGATGCTGCTGGTCGGTCCGATCGACAGCGACGAAATGGACGGATTCGGCGATCTGAAAGGCAAGCCGTTTATTTTCCGGGAAGAAGGGTCGGGGACGTGGCACGCGGCGAAAGAAGGGCTGCGAAAATGGGGCGGATCGGTTGACAGACTGAATTGCGTGGCGCAGGTGGACAGTACGGAAGCGGTGATTTCGCTGGTGGAAGCGGGGCTCGGCTATTCGATCGTGTCGAGTCTGGCCGCCCAACCGGCCACCCGCCACGGCCGCATCAAAATCCTGGCGGAACTGCCGGTGGTGCGCTCGTTTTATCTGACCTACCTGTCGTCCAAACGGCAAAACCCAGCGATCGCGGCGCTGGTGAACCTGTCGGGGAGTTTACTTGGAGAGGCGGGCGAGGATTGA